A stretch of Microtus pennsylvanicus isolate mMicPen1 chromosome 5, mMicPen1.hap1, whole genome shotgun sequence DNA encodes these proteins:
- the LOC142849854 gene encoding MAPK-interacting and spindle-stabilizing protein-like gives MRHASGLGPAGRMSDEFLLAYVSNIKAGPAPQGWLGSGPRSNLSAPPAVLSGLPLSAAPSALPFRPAPTGIYPSIPPTGPPPGTPASFLPPGPSCPQPYPAPAIRGPGPTGPYATPNMPFPELPKPYGAPPDPAAAGSLGPRGSVSSGLWASGMGGQHPTALPPVSGALPVPWGTVPPEAWGPPAPYTAPAGSYPTPGPCSTPNIPYQVPSGPSDTPPVPGGPDKTSEVPGGSSRPEASNQESTPETTGQTKQPKVDDKLIKRRRPKKKSKPVTWGDIKTLTHEAETLGKQQGHNTTDPKMMLLCLMTILHVNSQRSNAESK, from the coding sequence ATGCGTCATGCTTCAGGTTTAGGTCCTGCTGGGAGAATGTCAGATGAATTTTTGTTGGCATATGTGAGCAACATAAAAGCTGGCCCTGCTCCTCAAGGCTGGCTAGGCTCTGGCCCTCGGAGTAACCTAAGTGCTCCACCAGCTGTGCTGTCTGGACTCCCACTAAGTGCAGCACCCTCTGCTTTGCCTTTTCGACCAGCACCAACAGGAATATATCCCTCCATTCCTCCAACTGGACCACCACCAGGAACCCCagcatcctttcttcctcctggaccCTCATGTCCCCAACCTTATCCAGCCCCTGCTATACGGGGCCCTGGTCCCACAGGGCCATATGCTACACCAAATATGCCCTTTCCAGAGCTACCTAAGCCATATGGTGCACCCCCAGATCCAGCTGCAGCTGGTTCTTTAGGTCCACGGGGATCTGTGTCTTCTGGACTTTGGGCATCAGGAATGGGAGGGCAGCATCCCACAGCTCTTCCTCCAGTGTCAGGAGCACTGCCTGTTCCATGGGGTACTGTGCCACCGGAAGCCTGGGGACCACCAGCACCATATACTGCCCCTGCAGGATCATATCCCACACCAGGACCCTGTTCTACTCCAAATATTCCATACCAAGTACCTTCAGGACCTTCTGATACTCCGCCAGTGCCTGGTGGCCCCGATAAAACGAGCGAAGTGCCAGGCGGCTCTTCGCGTCCTGAGGCATCCAACCAGGAGAGCACCCCAGAGACCACTGGACAAACGAAGCAACCGAAGGTAGATGACAAACTCATCAAGAGGAGGCGTCCTAAGAAGAAGAGTAAGCCAGTAACTTGGGGAGACATCAAGACTTTAACTCATGAAGCTGAGACCTTGGGGAAACAACAAGGGCACAATACTACTGACCCCAAAATGATGCTGTTATGTTTAATGACTATATTACATGTTAATTCTCAGCGTAGCAATGCAGAATCAAAGTGA